From Erigeron canadensis isolate Cc75 chromosome 8, C_canadensis_v1, whole genome shotgun sequence, one genomic window encodes:
- the LOC122610122 gene encoding uncharacterized protein LOC122610122 → MYCYGTNASVAPWRVVDKLADDLNGRIKLEDTGFDWKILGPDIQGVHVVDEENQHQEASSSSRPKFTSRVISRDHVAAAKLLYDHYFAPEPTYPPDMFRRRFRMRKEMFLRIVRNINSFESSEPLPKHFQFFHKGATDATGRPGFNFFQKCTSAIRQLAYSFKADALDGYLQMAQDTGYQCLDAFCKCVIHLYQHEYLRRPTEADIERFTAIHEQVHGFLGMLGSIDCMHWGWRNYLVAWQGQYTRGDKGHPPIMLEAVASYDFWECFIRDIHQSGMPTLALLFTKGYYLADGIYPEWATLVKSFKCPMDPKTTKFKRYQEAARKDVERAFGVLQGRWQIIEQYTRPYSTNKIKRIMLCCVILHNMIVEDNGRAITEFEEELIANNTLPTRTWTERCSTQLRMYGELRDRMAHHQLRNALIEHVWNLPEHGRQC, encoded by the exons ATGTATTGTTATGGAACAAATGCTTCGGTTGCTCCATGGAGAGTAGTGGACAAGTTAGCGGATGACCTAAATGGTAGAATCAAATTGGAAGATACTGGATTTGACTGGAAAATTCTTGGTCCTGATATTCAGGGGGTACATGTTGTGGATG AAGAAAACCAACACCAAGAAGCGTCAAGTTCTTCAAGACCCAAGTTTACTAGTAGGGTGATCTCGCGAGATCACGTGGCTGCCGCAAAGCTTTTATACGATCATTACTTTGCGCCAGAACCAACTTACCCACCTGATATGTTTCGTAGAAGGTTCCGAATGCGAAAGGAAATGTTTCTGCGCATAGTGCGAAACATAAACTCCTTTGAAAGCAGTGAACCGCTACCGAAACACTTTCAGTTCTTCCACAAAGGCGCGACAGATGCTACTGGTCGTCCCGGTTTCaactttttccaaaaatgtactTCTGCTATACGCCAGTTAGCGTATAGTTTTAAGGCTGATGCTTTAGATGGGTACTTGCAGATGGCTCAAGATACGGGCTACCAGTGTTTAGACGCTTTCTGCAAATGTGTGATACACCTGTATCAACACGAGTACTTGAGAAGGCCAACGGAAGCAGATATCGAGCGGTTCACTGCCATACATGAGCAGGTTCATGGTTTTCTGGGAATGCTTGGTAGCATAGATTGCATGCATTGGGGTTGGAGGAACTATCTAGTGGCATGGCAAGGGCAGTACACCCGAGGCGATAAGGGACATCCACcaatcatgcttgaagcggttgcttcatatgatttcTGGGAATGCTTCATAAGGGACATCCACCAATCTGGCATGCCTACTTTGGCCCTGctg TTTACAAAGGGATATTACCTAGCAGATGGTATTTATCCAGAATGGGCTACTCTTGTTAAGTCATTCAAGTGCCCGATGGACCCGAAAACCACCAAGTTCAAAAGATACCAAGAagctgcaagaaaggatgtcgAGCGAGCATTTGGGGTTCTTCAAGGTCGTTGGCAGATTATTGAACAATATACGCGGCCATACAGTACCAACAAGATAAAACGGATCATGTTATGTTGTGTGATTCTGCACAACATGATCGTTGAAGATAACGGGCGTGCAATTACAGAGTTTGAAGAAGAGTTGATAGCTAATAATACACTCCCAACCCGTACGTGGACTGAAAGATGTTCAACGCAGCTTCGTATGTACGGGGAGCTTCGCGATAGAATGGCTCACCATCAACTCCGCAATGCTCTGATCgaacatgtttggaacctccCGGAACACGGCCGTCAATGTTGA